One genomic segment of Oreochromis aureus strain Israel breed Guangdong linkage group 9, ZZ_aureus, whole genome shotgun sequence includes these proteins:
- the LOC120441806 gene encoding zinc finger protein 271-like — MSSTQKDQHGLRSQCSQEPDKPHRRKREKTYTCDECGKDFTVKSNLRRHQVIHTGERPFSCDLCGKSFSLRNTLKTHKRIHSGVKPFKCNLCGKCFTLKNNLNSHTLIHTGEKPFSCDLCGKPFRQKSGLKIHQLIHSGVKAYKCDQCGKSYTRNDALQTHQVSHSGIKAYSCDFCGKTFNNLGRRNKHQRIHTGEDVYCCDQCDKWFTTYAHLQIHKITHTEERSYKCDLCEKAFKYPHSLKEHQQIHTRKRLYKCSYCEKQSDTDGSSSQPCHHCGGGKDFHCDLCGKTFYHQRNLKIHQRGHTGQKLNYCKKCGRGFPTPSALKRHELIHSGVKKHVCDQCGSSFTTAGQLKAHKRVHTGEKPYKCTYCDKSFSHSNSRILHERTHMEGNYSCDQCDKSFKNLSSYSRHKRSHAVNKQFQCDQCAKTFTSLSALCKHQHDHTGLKSLPSFGHSESEEMKISSSGCRERLKSLEIRLHRVQMKSPVKGVS, encoded by the exons atgagtTCAACACAAAAG gaccaacatggactGAGAAGTCAGTGCTCTCAGGAgcccgacaaacctcacagaagaaagagagagaaaacatacacctgtgacgagtgtgggaaggattttactgtAAAGTCTAACCTAAGAAGACATCAAgtgatccacactggagagagaccgttcagctgtgacttgtgtggaaaatcTTTTAGTTTGAGGAATACCTTAAAGACACACAAACGCAttcacagtggagttaaaccatTCAAGTGTAACCTGTGTGGAAAGTGTTTTACTCTAAAGAATAACCTAAATAGTCATAcgctcatccacactggagagaaaccattcagctgtgacttgtgtggaaaacCTTTTAGACAGAAGAGTGGGCTAAAAAttcaccaactcatccacagtggagttaaggCTTACAAGTGTGATCAGTGCGGTAAATCTTATACTCGCAATGATGCCTTACAGACTCATCAAGTttcccactctggaattaaggcgtacagctgtgacttttGTGGGAAAACCTTTAACAACCTTGGACGCCGAAATAAACACCAACGCATTCACACTGGAGAGgatgtgtactgctgtgatcagtgtgacaAATGGTTTACAACATATGCACACTTACAAATCCACAAAATTACCCACACCGAAGAGAGATcctataaatgtgacctgtgtgagaaggcTTTTAAATATCCACATTCCCTGAAagaacaccaacagatccacaccagaaagagactctacaagtgcagttactgtgag aagcagagcgacaccgatggatccagttctcaaccctgtcatcactgtggtggtgggaaagactttcactgtgacctttgtggaaaaactttctaTCATCAAAGGAACCTAAAAATACATCAACGTGGACATACTGGACAAAAGTTGAACTACTGCAAAAAATGTGGCAGAGGCTTCCCCACACCTAGTGCATTAAAACGCCATGAACTcattcacagtggggttaaaaagcacgtctgtgaccagtgtgggtcatccttcaccactgcaggTCAGCTTAAAGCACAtaaacgagtccacacaggagagaaaccatacaagtgcacatactgtgacaaaagcttctcacattCAAATAGCCGTATACttcatgaacgtacacacatggaaggaaactacagctgtgaccagtgtgacaaaagcttcaagaatctcagttcatactccagacacaaacgatcccacgcTGTAAATAAACAGTTTCAGTGTgaccaatgtgcaaaaacattcacttcattatctgctctgtgcaaacatcaacATGATCATACAGGgctgaaatcactcccatcaTTTGGTCACAGTGAATCCGAAGAGATGAAAATCTCCTCTTCTGGTTGCAGGGAGAGACTTAAAagccttgagatcaggctccacagagttcagatgaaATCTCCTGTAAAGGGTGTCAGCTAA